In Streptomyces sp. NBC_01426, one genomic interval encodes:
- a CDS encoding STAS domain-containing protein, translating to MFSVDVRRTAQACVFALRGELDYDSAVQLQEAADLVLTGPDQPGLVVVDCTALAFCDSSGIGGLIRIYQKLSAHGGLLRLAAAPGSVARVFALTGLDQAIAVHPTPESALLSGAGPRESGSEAAAPPARRASERSTGR from the coding sequence GTGTTCTCGGTGGACGTCCGGCGCACCGCGCAGGCATGCGTGTTCGCCCTCCGCGGCGAGCTCGACTACGACAGCGCCGTCCAGCTCCAGGAAGCAGCCGACCTGGTCCTCACCGGCCCCGATCAACCGGGGCTGGTCGTGGTCGACTGCACGGCCCTCGCCTTCTGCGACTCCTCCGGCATCGGCGGCCTGATCAGGATCTACCAGAAGTTGTCCGCGCACGGCGGATTGCTGCGCCTCGCGGCGGCCCCGGGCTCGGTGGCGCGGGTCTTCGCGCTGACCGGCCTGGACCAGGCGATCGCCGTCCATCCCACACCAGAGAGCGCCCTGTTGTCCGGCGCCGGTCCACGAGAATCCGGCAGCGAGGCCGCCGCGCCTCCAGCGCGTCGGGCAAGCGAGAGGTCGACAGGGCGATGA
- a CDS encoding PP2C family protein-serine/threonine phosphatase, whose protein sequence is MVNSTQSSAGSTAVGIPWGEAPYPVLVADAEADLVFVNAAAGLVFPGAHSGSALSDAVPGWLSSAHARYLAAVPAQRPGADRDPMVQGPVGDRTYEAHPTVREDGTVVWWLVDDTDHRLAREALRMEQERTAFLTQASNLLLSSLNLDRCMDVTAQMAAEHLADAALVIAPTRGRELPVVACLRGGTPSKFGVAANPDEVPGLGEALQGFPPVPSRWIDPEAAPSWLIPDGFGPVGSIVITPLPGHGVPAGALVLLRHADGAAFTEGEEVFARLFAARAGAAMSAARLYAEQASITETLMRELLPPSLHQVSGVEYAGGYRPSLDHERIGGDFYDVHPPAVEGDASLVVLGDVCGKGLEAAVMTGKIRNTLHALLPMADDHQRMLSLLNTALLNTHDARFATMVLASATREGNAVRLRLTSAGHPAPLILRSDGRVEEAPTQGTLVGALPSVTAKTAQVTLAPGETCVLYTDGISEARGGPLGGTMFGEARLRRALSECAGLPAEAVVERVQMLASQWVGTGRHDDMAVVVISAPRTNHLSAVDGHTRGRFTA, encoded by the coding sequence TTGGTGAATTCCACCCAGTCATCTGCCGGTTCGACCGCGGTGGGCATCCCGTGGGGTGAGGCCCCCTACCCGGTACTGGTGGCGGACGCCGAGGCGGACCTGGTGTTCGTCAACGCGGCCGCCGGTCTGGTCTTCCCGGGCGCCCACTCGGGATCAGCGCTCTCGGACGCGGTACCCGGCTGGCTGTCGTCGGCGCACGCCCGGTACCTCGCCGCGGTTCCGGCGCAGCGCCCCGGCGCCGACCGGGACCCGATGGTGCAGGGCCCGGTGGGCGACCGTACCTACGAGGCGCACCCGACGGTACGCGAGGACGGCACGGTGGTGTGGTGGCTGGTCGACGACACCGACCACCGCCTGGCCCGTGAAGCCCTGCGGATGGAACAGGAGCGCACGGCGTTCCTGACCCAGGCCTCCAACCTCCTCCTCTCTTCTCTCAATCTGGACCGGTGCATGGACGTCACGGCGCAGATGGCGGCGGAGCACCTCGCGGACGCGGCGTTGGTGATCGCCCCGACGCGCGGGCGTGAACTGCCCGTGGTGGCCTGCCTCCGCGGTGGAACGCCGTCGAAGTTCGGTGTGGCCGCCAACCCCGACGAGGTACCGGGGCTCGGGGAGGCGCTCCAGGGCTTCCCGCCCGTTCCCTCCCGCTGGATCGACCCCGAGGCCGCTCCCTCGTGGCTCATTCCCGACGGTTTCGGTCCGGTGGGGTCGATCGTCATCACGCCCCTGCCCGGACACGGGGTGCCCGCCGGCGCCCTGGTCCTCCTCCGCCACGCCGACGGCGCCGCGTTCACGGAGGGCGAGGAGGTCTTCGCCCGACTGTTCGCCGCCCGCGCGGGCGCCGCGATGTCGGCCGCCCGCCTGTACGCGGAGCAGGCCTCGATCACGGAGACGCTGATGCGGGAGCTGCTGCCCCCGTCACTGCACCAGGTCTCCGGTGTCGAGTACGCGGGCGGCTACCGTCCCTCCCTTGACCACGAGCGGATCGGTGGGGACTTCTACGACGTCCACCCGCCGGCGGTGGAGGGCGACGCCTCACTCGTCGTGCTCGGCGACGTGTGCGGCAAGGGCCTGGAAGCCGCGGTGATGACGGGGAAGATCCGCAACACCCTGCATGCCCTGTTGCCCATGGCGGACGACCACCAGCGAATGTTGAGCCTGCTGAACACCGCGCTCCTGAACACGCACGACGCCCGCTTCGCGACCATGGTCCTGGCCTCCGCCACGCGCGAGGGGAACGCGGTGCGGCTGCGCCTGACCAGTGCCGGACACCCGGCGCCCCTGATCCTGCGCTCCGACGGGCGGGTCGAGGAGGCTCCCACGCAGGGCACCCTCGTCGGCGCGCTGCCGTCCGTCACCGCCAAGACGGCGCAGGTCACGCTCGCACCCGGCGAGACCTGCGTCCTCTACACGGACGGAATCAGCGAGGCGCGCGGCGGCCCGCTCGGCGGGACGATGTTCGGCGAGGCCCGCCTGCGCCGCGCGCTCTCGGAGTGCGCGGGCCTGCCCGCAGAAGCCGTCGTGGAGCGGGTACAGATGCTCGCCTCCCAGTGGGTGGGGACGGGCCGGCACGACGACATGGCCGTCGTGGTGATCTCCGCGCCGCGCACCAACCACCTGAGCGCCGTGGACGGCCACACCCGGGGAAGGTTCACCGCGTGA
- a CDS encoding SpoIIE family protein phosphatase: MTRVPGQQPPATAGPEGATDNGITRDIERGVDGMDGRPEHDLRALFGQSTAVFASLAGPAHMVEEANAAFFSAIGAGEHVRTRIPLKEVMPQPEAQGILKLLDRVYRAGERHTGPDTRTVLDHGPAAREAYFDFTYEPRLDAAGNVMGVLVTGVETTQVKQAQRLTAEHRALLEQIARQAPLEQVLDGMARTIEELAPEEVLVSVLLADAGGRHLHHGAAPSLPDFYNQAIDGIAAGEGVGSCGTAAHRRQPVIVSDIATDPFWDDFRDLAGKAGVAACWSTPILARDKSLLGTFAMYHRVPRAPQESDLALARMFADTAALAIERHQAERARALAEAREEAARRDLAFLLAASTSLSSDLDYTETLRRLTTACAPALAPLCTVDVIDAGRVKRVATTAPSPLEERLLASHIPVYDADDDAVSRVLATGLSEVARRTPTGPGPWNDLNVTGYLCVPLLDRGSAFGVMTLLTTGEDAFDGHTVALAEELARRAASAALNARQYTQRAALARDLQSGLLLPEVPNVPGADIATYYHPAGEGLNIGGDFYDVFPLGEGTWAFMLGDVCGRGATAATTTALVRHTARAVAPLLPDPEAVVRAVNKALLDRPSSHGTGFVTLVYGHLKPVAGGGLDITLVRAGHTHPLLIDARQTPRPVTGEGLLLGITRTPDLTARHIRLEPTQSLLLYTDGITEARNEHEEQFGEEGLANALATPRLDTAPDVIDALIRAVRAFSGAGGIDDDQAALVLTATAAATSGRP, encoded by the coding sequence ATGACCCGAGTTCCAGGACAGCAGCCGCCGGCGACCGCCGGTCCGGAAGGCGCCACCGACAACGGCATCACACGCGACATCGAACGTGGGGTCGACGGGATGGACGGTCGCCCGGAGCATGATCTGCGGGCCCTCTTCGGCCAGTCCACGGCCGTCTTCGCTTCGCTGGCCGGCCCCGCCCACATGGTGGAGGAAGCCAACGCGGCCTTCTTCAGCGCGATCGGCGCCGGAGAACACGTGCGCACGAGGATCCCGCTGAAAGAGGTGATGCCCCAACCGGAGGCACAGGGCATCCTCAAGCTGCTGGACCGGGTCTACCGGGCCGGCGAACGCCACACCGGGCCGGACACCCGCACCGTCCTGGACCACGGCCCCGCGGCACGCGAGGCGTACTTCGACTTCACGTACGAGCCACGCCTCGACGCCGCCGGCAACGTCATGGGCGTACTCGTCACCGGAGTGGAGACCACGCAGGTCAAGCAGGCCCAACGGCTCACCGCCGAACACCGGGCGCTGCTCGAACAGATCGCCCGCCAGGCACCGTTGGAACAGGTACTGGACGGCATGGCCCGCACCATCGAGGAACTGGCCCCCGAGGAAGTCCTGGTCTCCGTCCTCCTCGCCGACGCCGGGGGCCGGCACCTGCACCACGGCGCCGCCCCCAGCCTCCCCGACTTCTACAACCAGGCCATCGACGGCATCGCCGCGGGCGAGGGCGTCGGCTCCTGCGGCACGGCCGCACACCGGCGGCAACCCGTCATCGTCAGCGACATCGCCACCGACCCCTTCTGGGACGACTTCCGCGACCTGGCCGGGAAGGCAGGCGTGGCAGCCTGCTGGTCCACTCCGATCCTGGCCAGGGACAAGTCGCTGCTGGGCACCTTCGCGATGTACCACCGCGTTCCCCGCGCACCGCAGGAGTCCGACCTGGCCCTCGCCCGGATGTTCGCCGACACGGCGGCCCTCGCCATCGAGCGGCACCAGGCCGAACGGGCCCGCGCCCTCGCCGAGGCCCGGGAGGAAGCCGCACGCCGGGACCTCGCGTTCCTGCTGGCGGCCAGCACCTCGCTCTCCTCTGACCTCGACTACACCGAGACCCTGCGGCGCCTGACCACCGCGTGCGCCCCGGCCCTGGCGCCGCTCTGCACGGTCGACGTCATCGACGCCGGCCGTGTCAAACGCGTCGCCACGACAGCGCCCTCCCCGCTCGAAGAGCGGCTCCTCGCCTCCCACATCCCCGTCTACGACGCCGACGACGACGCCGTGTCCCGGGTCCTGGCCACCGGCCTGAGCGAGGTCGCCCGACGCACCCCCACCGGCCCGGGCCCGTGGAACGACCTGAACGTCACCGGCTACCTGTGCGTCCCGCTGCTCGACCGCGGCTCGGCCTTCGGCGTCATGACCCTGCTCACCACCGGCGAGGACGCCTTCGACGGACACACCGTCGCGCTGGCCGAGGAACTCGCCCGCCGCGCCGCCTCCGCGGCTCTCAACGCCCGCCAGTACACCCAGCGCGCCGCCCTCGCCCGCGACCTCCAGTCCGGTCTACTTCTGCCCGAGGTCCCGAACGTGCCCGGCGCCGACATCGCCACCTACTACCACCCCGCGGGCGAAGGCCTCAACATCGGCGGCGACTTCTACGACGTGTTCCCCCTCGGAGAAGGCACCTGGGCGTTCATGCTCGGAGACGTCTGCGGACGCGGCGCCACCGCCGCCACCACCACCGCCCTCGTCCGCCACACCGCCCGCGCCGTCGCCCCACTGCTCCCGGACCCCGAAGCCGTGGTCCGCGCGGTCAACAAGGCACTCCTCGACCGTCCCAGCAGCCACGGAACCGGCTTCGTCACCCTCGTCTACGGCCACCTGAAGCCCGTCGCCGGCGGCGGGCTCGACATCACCCTCGTCCGAGCCGGCCACACCCACCCCCTCCTCATCGACGCCCGGCAGACCCCGCGCCCCGTCACGGGCGAGGGCCTGCTCCTGGGAATCACCCGCACCCCCGACCTCACCGCCCGCCACATCCGCCTGGAGCCCACCCAGAGCCTGCTGCTCTACACCGACGGCATCACCGAAGCGCGCAACGAGCACGAAGAGCAGTTCGGCGAGGAAGGCCTCGCCAACGCCCTGGCCACACCCCGCCTGGACACCGCA